The proteins below come from a single Hemibagrus wyckioides isolate EC202008001 linkage group LG22, SWU_Hwy_1.0, whole genome shotgun sequence genomic window:
- the LOC131343055 gene encoding uncharacterized protein LOC131343055, with product MNFGKFLPSASSFRSVACVGGLLALTSAGYWAYRRLKRRSGLPAADHQPAPGAVADVEEVEDVQVTEPICQLPSTELHPQTSAVVLFSRHSRAGELHSARRNIWFLTSHIYGSQIQSVEVERYFIQPWWFTVGETSCVPLQGSSNSTTCEDSFTTVQRVSRSAKEPASCRGVETVTYVPHEDGEQTCSHLPVGVEDLVDTSHLEEEESSFTPHADLDVESDFEESNNDLSPEESEVPFISSHLWLEGVTDVALKLPAIRQAFSRMLDCMLVQNLLFISGKKMLMRLAAANKKDVNGVKLAYEFVIRFLRQPSNWESIEAELLQAQLHHFSFFDLFFELVLFRCFLHSSPPPASDGGLLQRLFIAISQWDVDIREPEAERLFLRLSNMLTVLLEDLFYQPLELYRDPAALDSAVLRIVKQRVQEIMKTIERV from the exons ATGAACTTTGGCAAGTTTCTTCCCAGCGCGAGCAGTTTCCGGAGTGTGGCCTGCGTCGGCGGTCTGCTCGCGCTCACCTCGGCGGGATACTGGGCTTATCGCAGGCTGAAGAGGAGAAGCGGTCTGCCCGCTGCCGATCATCAACCTGCTCCAG GAGCTGTTGCTGATGTGGAGGAAGTGGAGGAcgtccag gtCACTGAGCCAATCTGCCAGCTCCCGTCCACTGAACTCCACCCTCAGACGTCAGCTGTCGTcctg TTTTCACGCCACAGCCGTGCTGGTGAGCTGCACAGCGCCCGGCGTAACATCTGGTTCCTCACCTCCCACATCTACGGCTCCCAGATTCAG tCGGTGGAAGTTGAGAGATATTTCATCCAGCCGTGGTGGTTTACCGTCGGCGAGACCTCCTGTGTTCCTTTG CAGGGATCCTCGAACTCCACCACATGTGAGGACTCTTTCACCACCGTACAG CGAGTCTCTCGGAGCGCGAAAGAGCCGGCGTCCTGCCGTGGCGTGGAGACTGTCACCTATGTGCCGCACGAGGATGGCGAA cAAACCTGCTCTCACCTGCCTGTGGGTGTGGAGGATCTGGTCGACACGTCCCatctggaggaagaggaaagttCCTTCACTCCTCATGCTGACTTGGACGTTGAGTCAGATTTTGAG GAAAGTAACAATGATCTTTCTCCTGAGGAGAGCGAGGTGCCCTTCATCAG ctcGCATCTCTGGCTCGAAGGCGTTACAGACGTTGCTCTGAAGCTGCCTGCCATTCGCCAGGCGTTCTCT AGAATGTTGGACTGCATGCTCGTGCAGAACCTCCTGTTCATATCAGGGAAGAAGATGCtcatgcgtctggcagcagccAACAAAAAG GACGTAAACGGTGTTAAGCTGGCCTACGAGTTTGTGATCCGTTTCCTGAGACAGCCGTCCAACTGGGAATCGATCGAGGCGGAGTTACTCCAGGCTCAG CTGCACCATTTCAGCTTCTTTGATTTGTTCTTCGAGCTCGTCCTGTTCAGATGCTTTTTACACAGCTCGCCACCTCCAGCT tcGGATGGAGGATTATTGCAGCGTCTGTTTATAGCCATCAGCCAGTGGGACGTGGACATCAGGGAGCCTGAGGCAGAGCGGctctttttaaggctttct aatatgctgacagtgctccttgaggaccttttctatcagcctctggagctttaCAGAGATCCAGCAGCTTTAGACTCTGCAGTGCTGAGGATCGTGAAGCAGCGTGTACAGGAGATAATGAAGACCATAGAGAGAGTCTGA